From a region of the Pukyongiella litopenaei genome:
- a CDS encoding arylsulfatase, translating into MPALAQDQEKPNILVIWGDDVGQSNISAYTMGLMGYRTPNIDRIADEGMIFTDYYGEQSCTAGRSSFIMGQSVFRTGLSKVGLPGAKEGMQVEDPTIAGLLKAEGYATGQFGKNHLGDRDEHLPTNHGFDEFFGNLYHLNAEEEPENEDYPGDLVMEDGKTFREKFGPRGVLKTSVDGNIEDTGPLTRKRMETVDDETVAAALDFIERQEGEDKPWFVWWNGTHMHYRTHVSDEMRARADEIAGHHVDEYQAGMILHDSHIGQILDKIDELGIADNTIVFYSTDNGPHMNSWPDAAMTPFWGEKNTMWEGGWRVPAMVRWPGNIEAGSVSNEIVHHMDWLPTFLAAAGNETVKEDLLEGITVAEVGGGRDYKVHLDGYNILPMLTGETDKSPRKEIFYFTDDGDLAALRYDEWKMVFMEQKAWGTLRAWIEPFTVLRVPLIFNLRRDPYERSYRTSNTYYDWMMDRAYLLVPAQAYVAKFLETFREYPPRQEAASFSLDHVMEKMTSPIGD; encoded by the coding sequence ATGCCGGCCCTGGCCCAGGACCAGGAGAAACCGAACATTCTGGTGATCTGGGGGGATGATGTCGGCCAGTCCAACATCTCTGCCTATACGATGGGCCTGATGGGGTATCGCACCCCCAATATCGACCGGATCGCCGATGAAGGCATGATCTTCACCGACTATTACGGCGAACAATCCTGCACCGCGGGACGTTCCTCCTTCATCATGGGGCAGTCGGTGTTCCGGACCGGCCTGTCCAAGGTCGGCCTGCCGGGTGCCAAGGAAGGCATGCAGGTCGAGGATCCGACCATCGCCGGGTTGCTCAAGGCCGAAGGCTACGCCACCGGCCAGTTCGGCAAGAACCATCTTGGCGACCGGGACGAACACCTGCCGACGAACCACGGTTTCGACGAGTTCTTTGGCAATCTCTATCACCTGAACGCCGAGGAAGAGCCGGAAAACGAAGACTATCCGGGCGACCTGGTCATGGAAGACGGCAAGACGTTCCGCGAGAAGTTCGGCCCCCGCGGGGTCCTGAAGACCTCGGTGGACGGCAATATCGAGGATACCGGACCGCTGACGCGCAAGCGGATGGAAACGGTCGATGACGAAACCGTTGCCGCCGCCCTTGATTTCATCGAGCGTCAGGAAGGCGAGGACAAGCCCTGGTTCGTCTGGTGGAACGGCACCCACATGCATTATCGCACCCATGTGAGCGACGAGATGCGCGCACGGGCCGACGAGATCGCCGGGCATCATGTGGACGAATACCAGGCCGGCATGATCCTGCATGACTCCCATATCGGCCAGATCCTCGACAAGATCGACGAACTGGGGATCGCCGACAACACCATCGTGTTCTATTCGACCGACAACGGCCCGCATATGAACTCGTGGCCGGATGCGGCGATGACCCCGTTCTGGGGGGAAAAAAACACCATGTGGGAAGGCGGCTGGCGAGTTCCGGCCATGGTCCGCTGGCCCGGCAACATCGAAGCGGGTTCGGTCAGCAACGAGATCGTCCATCACATGGACTGGCTGCCGACCTTCCTTGCCGCCGCGGGTAACGAGACCGTCAAGGAGGACCTTCTGGAAGGCATCACCGTGGCCGAAGTGGGCGGCGGGCGCGACTACAAGGTGCATCTCGACGGCTACAACATCCTGCCGATGCTGACCGGCGAGACCGACAAGAGCCCGCGCAAGGAGATCTTCTATTTCACCGATGACGGTGACCTGGCGGCCCTGCGCTATGACGAATGGAAGATGGTCTTCATGGAGCAGAAGGCATGGGGCACGCTGCGCGCCTGGATCGAGCCGTTCACGGTGCTTCGCGTGCCGCTGATCTTCAACCTGCGTCGCGACCCCTACGAACGCAGCTACCGGACGTCCAACACCTATTACGACTGGATGATGGACCGCGCCTACCTGCTGGTGCCGGCGCAGGCCTATGTGGCCAAGTTCCTCGAAACCTTCCGCGAGTATCCGCCACGTCAGGAGGCTGCCTCGTTCAGCCTCGACCATGTGATGGAAAAGATGACCTCGCCGATTGGCGACTGA
- a CDS encoding YdeI/OmpD-associated family protein yields MDETVKWAHPTYMHAGRNIALLAAFRCDFRLSFMNPGLLSDTEGVLEPQGPNSRTPGMIRFTEAGQTREMEPVIRAYLGQLMAHAEAGTKPPKTRSEIEMPDELRDALDVDPELAEAFHALTPGRQRSYMFNIGQARRSATRLARIEKFREKIFAGKGAMEH; encoded by the coding sequence TTGGACGAGACGGTGAAATGGGCGCATCCCACCTACATGCATGCGGGACGCAATATCGCGCTCCTCGCGGCGTTCCGGTGCGACTTCCGGCTGAGCTTCATGAACCCGGGGCTGTTGAGTGACACCGAAGGCGTGCTGGAACCGCAAGGGCCGAACAGCCGGACGCCGGGGATGATCCGTTTTACGGAAGCGGGCCAAACGCGTGAGATGGAACCGGTTATCCGGGCCTATCTGGGACAGTTGATGGCTCATGCCGAGGCGGGTACGAAGCCACCAAAGACCCGGAGCGAAATCGAAATGCCCGACGAGCTGCGCGATGCTCTGGATGTCGATCCGGAACTGGCCGAGGCATTTCACGCGCTGACCCCGGGCCGGCAGAGAAGCTACATGTTCAACATCGGTCAGGCCAGGCGATCTGCGACCCGCCTGGCCCGTATCGAGAAGTTCCGCGAAAAGATCTTCGCGGGCAAGGGTGCGATGGAGCACTAG
- a CDS encoding TIGR02300 family protein: MPKEEWGVKRVCPTTGKRFYDLNRNPIVSPYTGEAVEIDTGKSRMIAADSEDAATLKAKQAQGGDDVLDDDDDNIDVDLGDDVLDDDDDNDDVSLDEIADVSSEDDE, translated from the coding sequence ATGCCCAAGGAAGAATGGGGCGTGAAACGTGTCTGCCCGACCACCGGCAAACGTTTCTACGACCTGAACAGGAACCCGATCGTCAGCCCCTATACGGGCGAGGCGGTCGAGATCGATACCGGCAAGAGCCGGATGATTGCCGCCGATTCCGAGGACGCGGCGACGCTCAAGGCAAAACAGGCCCAGGGCGGCGATGACGTGCTGGACGACGATGATGACAACATCGACGTCGATCTGGGCGATGACGTGCTGGATGACGATGACGACAACGACGATGTGTCGCTGGACGAGATCGCCGATGTTTCGTCCGAGGACGACGAATAA
- a CDS encoding LysR family transcriptional regulator, with the protein MHIEFRHLRTIKAIHECGGLARAAEQLHITQSALSHQIKGLEDQAGVELFVRRSKPMKLSAAGLRLLRLADQILPQVEAMQAEFSSLRDGRTGRMHIAIECHACFEWLFPVLEAFRKTWPDVDVDIRPGLAFDALPALQKEEVDLVVSSDPEDIPGVEFVELFDYAPVFVAASTHPLAAKPFVEAEDFRGETLITYPVERSRLDVFSQLLTPAKVEPEAIRQVELTAVILLLVASNRGVAVLPDWVVREVKYSSDYVTRPLTGKGLTRRLYAAVRGEDRDKPFVADLIRLARSEARRLQAA; encoded by the coding sequence TTGCATATCGAGTTTCGTCATCTGCGCACGATCAAGGCCATTCACGAATGCGGCGGGCTGGCCCGCGCCGCCGAGCAGCTGCACATCACCCAGAGCGCGCTGAGCCACCAGATCAAGGGGCTCGAGGACCAGGCCGGGGTCGAGTTGTTCGTGCGCCGGTCCAAGCCGATGAAACTGTCGGCGGCGGGGCTGCGGCTGCTGCGCCTGGCCGATCAGATCCTGCCCCAGGTCGAGGCGATGCAGGCCGAGTTCTCGTCGCTGCGCGACGGGCGCACCGGGCGGATGCATATCGCGATCGAATGCCACGCCTGTTTCGAATGGCTGTTCCCGGTGCTCGAAGCGTTCCGCAAGACCTGGCCGGATGTCGATGTGGACATCCGCCCCGGCCTGGCCTTTGACGCGCTGCCGGCGCTGCAGAAGGAAGAGGTGGATCTGGTCGTTTCGTCGGACCCCGAGGATATTCCGGGCGTCGAGTTCGTCGAACTGTTTGACTATGCGCCGGTCTTCGTCGCGGCCTCGACCCATCCGCTGGCGGCGAAACCCTTTGTCGAGGCCGAGGATTTCCGGGGCGAAACCCTGATCACCTACCCGGTGGAACGGTCGCGGCTGGACGTGTTCAGCCAGCTCCTGACCCCGGCCAAGGTCGAACCCGAGGCGATCCGGCAGGTCGAACTGACCGCGGTGATCCTGCTGCTTGTCGCTTCGAACCGGGGGGTTGCCGTGCTGCCCGACTGGGTGGTGCGCGAGGTCAAGTATTCCTCGGACTATGTAACGCGCCCGCTGACCGGCAAGGGGCTGACCCGTCGGCTCTATGCGGCGGTGCGCGGCGAGGACCGCGACAAGCCCTTTGTCGCGGATCTGATCCGGCTGGCCCGGTCCGAGGCCCGGCGGCTGCAGGCGGCATAG
- a CDS encoding M48 family metallopeptidase, with the protein MADHILPGPPPVPLVLRRSGRARRISLRVSRLDGRVTLTLPAGVPESEAMDFARAREAWIRGHLADRPDAVQVAPGAVIPIEGEPHLVVTATGRRVQRASGQIGVPADRPGARLQAFLKQLARDRLVAASDRYAAALGRPYARLTLRDTRSRWGSCSSAGALSYSWRLALAPPPVLAYVAAHEVAHLAEMNHSPAFWATVARLYGPYEAERRWLRDNGHDLHRYRF; encoded by the coding sequence ATGGCCGATCACATCCTGCCCGGCCCGCCCCCGGTGCCGCTGGTTCTGCGCCGGTCGGGCCGCGCGCGGCGGATCAGCCTGCGGGTATCGCGGCTGGACGGGCGGGTGACGCTGACCCTGCCGGCGGGCGTGCCCGAATCAGAGGCGATGGATTTCGCCCGTGCGCGGGAAGCCTGGATCCGCGGCCATCTCGCCGACCGGCCCGACGCGGTGCAGGTGGCGCCCGGCGCGGTGATCCCCATCGAGGGTGAGCCGCACCTTGTCGTGACGGCGACCGGGCGCCGCGTTCAGCGGGCCTCCGGTCAGATCGGGGTGCCGGCGGACCGGCCCGGCGCGCGGCTTCAGGCGTTCCTGAAGCAGCTGGCCCGCGACCGGCTGGTGGCGGCGTCGGACCGCTACGCCGCCGCGCTGGGCCGGCCCTATGCGCGGCTCACCCTGCGCGACACGCGGTCCCGCTGGGGGTCCTGTTCCTCCGCTGGCGCGCTCAGCTATTCTTGGCGGCTGGCGCTGGCGCCACCGCCGGTTCTGGCCTATGTGGCCGCGCATGAAGTGGCGCATCTGGCCGAGATGAACCACTCGCCCGCCTTCTGGGCCACGGTCGCACGGCTCTACGGACCTTACGAGGCCGAGCGCCGCTGGCTGCGCGACAATGGTCACGATCTGCACCGCTATCGTTTCTGA
- a CDS encoding SRPBCC family protein, whose protein sequence is MHKQDDTNPTEPGHVLTLERVLDAPVDKVWRCWTEPELVQRWFCPRPWQASNVRIDLRPGGEFSSTMTGPNGESFDTMGVFLEIEPRSRLVTTDAFRPGWRPGDRAFMVAEMTLDATNDGRTRYVARAMHWTADAREEHEKMGFHDGWGRAAEQLEDLAKSL, encoded by the coding sequence ATGCATAAACAGGACGACACCAATCCGACGGAGCCCGGGCATGTCCTGACGCTCGAACGTGTTCTCGACGCGCCGGTGGACAAGGTCTGGCGCTGCTGGACCGAACCGGAGCTCGTGCAGCGCTGGTTCTGCCCGCGGCCATGGCAGGCCAGCAACGTCAGGATCGACCTTCGCCCCGGCGGCGAGTTCTCGTCGACCATGACGGGCCCCAATGGCGAGAGCTTCGACACGATGGGTGTCTTTCTGGAGATCGAGCCCCGATCAAGGCTGGTCACGACGGACGCGTTCCGCCCCGGCTGGCGTCCCGGCGACCGCGCTTTCATGGTGGCCGAAATGACACTCGACGCCACCAATGACGGCCGCACCCGCTATGTCGCCCGCGCGATGCACTGGACTGCGGACGCACGCGAAGAGCACGAGAAAATGGGGTTTCACGACGGTTGGGGCAGGGCCGCCGAGCAGCTCGAAGACCTGGCAAAATCACTCTGA
- a CDS encoding GntR family transcriptional regulator, with the protein MTPQRLTEATPAAAHDRVYRTLRSRIMHGEIAPGQALTLRGIGRDHGVSMTPAREAVRRLVAEGALFLSSSGRVSTPELSNERIEELAALRALLEVELASRALPRAHIALIDRLQAINAPIAEAIRSRDAVAYIRINLEFHRTLYLRAQAPAMLAMAETVWLQLGPTMRALYGRLRRTEPPQHHRLIIAALKAGDEPGLRIAVRSDVTQGLRMLTT; encoded by the coding sequence ATGACCCCGCAGCGCCTGACCGAAGCCACCCCCGCCGCCGCCCATGACCGCGTTTACCGCACCCTGCGGTCCCGCATCATGCATGGCGAGATCGCGCCGGGCCAGGCGTTGACGCTGCGCGGGATCGGGCGCGACCACGGCGTGTCCATGACCCCCGCCCGCGAAGCGGTGCGCCGGCTGGTGGCCGAAGGCGCGCTGTTCCTGTCCTCCTCGGGCCGGGTGTCCACGCCCGAGCTCAGCAACGAGCGCATCGAGGAACTGGCGGCGCTGCGGGCCCTGCTCGAGGTCGAACTGGCCAGCCGCGCCCTGCCCCGCGCGCATATCGCGCTGATCGACCGGCTGCAGGCGATCAACGCGCCGATTGCCGAGGCGATTCGCAGCCGCGACGCGGTGGCCTATATCCGCATCAATCTCGAATTTCACCGCACCCTCTACCTGCGGGCGCAGGCACCGGCGATGCTGGCGATGGCCGAAACGGTGTGGCTGCAACTGGGGCCGACGATGCGGGCGCTTTATGGGCGGCTGCGGCGCACCGAGCCGCCGCAGCATCACCGCCTGATCATCGCCGCACTCAAGGCCGGAGACGAGCCGGGGCTGCGGATCGCGGTGCGCTCGGACGTGACCCAGGGCCTGCGGATGCTGACAACCTGA
- a CDS encoding VOC family protein, translated as MEPMIYLFFNGNCLEAMTHYADVLGGEIGAVFRNADAPDPDSRMPGGDDMVMNMSMTLGRATLMASDSPDAMYSKPQGFRVSVAPGSLAEFDRIHDALSNGAQSVEMPPAETFWAERFAMFTDRYGTPWMLNYEGGKGAN; from the coding sequence ATGGAACCGATGATCTATCTCTTTTTCAACGGGAACTGCCTCGAGGCGATGACCCATTATGCCGACGTGCTGGGAGGCGAGATCGGCGCCGTTTTCCGCAATGCCGATGCGCCCGATCCCGACAGCCGGATGCCGGGCGGCGATGACATGGTCATGAACATGAGCATGACCCTGGGACGGGCGACACTGATGGCTTCCGACAGCCCCGACGCGATGTACAGTAAGCCGCAGGGGTTCAGGGTGTCGGTCGCGCCCGGTTCGCTGGCCGAGTTCGACCGCATCCACGATGCCCTGTCGAACGGTGCGCAATCGGTCGAGATGCCGCCCGCCGAAACGTTCTGGGCCGAGAGATTCGCCATGTTTACAGACCGGTACGGCACGCCGTGGATGCTGAACTATGAGGGCGGCAAGGGCGCCAACTGA
- a CDS encoding TetR/AcrR family transcriptional regulator, with product MPRPTKLDPERGDARTRLLEAARDVIRAQGFAATTLDGLCRAAGVTKGAFFHHFENKEALGVAAAAHWTETTSALFANAPYHDHDDPLDRLVGYIEFRKSIIDGEPAGFTCLAGTLTQEVYDTHPAIRDACAASIFGHATTLEPDIAAAMAARGIGDADWTPASLAAHTQAVLQGAFILAKATGDRAIARDSVDHLKRYVLLLFDAAPRAGDPGPGPGTTNRRLSDA from the coding sequence ATGCCCAGACCGACCAAGCTTGATCCTGAACGGGGCGACGCCCGCACGCGGCTTCTCGAGGCGGCGCGCGATGTGATCAGGGCACAGGGGTTTGCGGCCACGACGCTCGACGGTCTCTGTCGTGCGGCCGGCGTGACCAAGGGCGCGTTCTTCCACCATTTCGAGAACAAGGAGGCCCTCGGCGTTGCCGCCGCCGCCCATTGGACCGAGACGACATCCGCCCTCTTCGCGAACGCGCCCTATCACGATCATGACGACCCGCTCGACCGGCTGGTCGGGTATATCGAGTTTCGCAAATCCATCATCGACGGGGAACCCGCCGGGTTCACCTGCCTCGCCGGCACCCTGACCCAGGAGGTGTATGACACACATCCGGCGATCCGCGATGCCTGCGCCGCCAGCATTTTCGGTCACGCCACGACGCTGGAACCGGATATCGCCGCCGCCATGGCCGCGCGCGGGATCGGCGACGCGGACTGGACCCCCGCCAGCCTCGCCGCCCACACGCAGGCGGTGCTGCAGGGGGCCTTCATCCTCGCCAAGGCGACCGGCGATCGCGCCATCGCGCGCGACAGCGTCGATCATCTGAAACGGTATGTGCTGCTGCTGTTCGATGCAGCCCCCCGCGCCGGCGACCCCGGCCCCGGCCCCGGCACCACGAACCGAAGGCTTTCCGATGCATAA
- a CDS encoding amidohydrolase/deacetylase family metallohydrolase — protein MTHALVLSGGRVIDPASGLDRVTDVGFDGNRVAAIGDGLTGTETRDVSGAIVTPGLIDLHTHVYWGGTSLSVEADSYARRCAATTLVDAGSAGPGNFAGFRRHVIEPAEVRILGYIHISFAGIFAFSPTVMVGESQDMRLMATREAAEVAAANADRIVGLKVRVGRHTSGANGIRPLQLALEIAGESGLPIMAHIDEPDPLYEDVVDLLRPGDVLTHCFRPAPNAPVDDAGRVKPALLKARDRGVLFDIGHGMGAFCWDAARAAMKAGFPPDTISSDVHVLCIDGPAWHLLRTMNKLLALGMPLTDVIRASTLTPARAIRRGDLGMLAPGGPAEASVFRILDEPVELEDVRGQTLTFNRRVVAEGRVLGGRYEDLSP, from the coding sequence ATGACCCACGCGCTGGTTCTGAGCGGAGGACGGGTCATCGACCCGGCCTCCGGGCTCGACCGTGTCACCGATGTCGGGTTCGACGGGAACCGCGTGGCGGCCATCGGCGACGGGCTGACCGGAACCGAAACGCGCGATGTATCAGGCGCCATCGTCACGCCGGGGCTGATCGACCTGCACACCCATGTCTATTGGGGCGGCACCTCGCTGAGCGTCGAGGCGGACAGCTATGCCCGTCGCTGCGCCGCGACGACGCTGGTCGATGCCGGCAGCGCCGGGCCGGGCAATTTCGCGGGTTTCCGGCGCCATGTGATCGAACCTGCCGAGGTGCGTATCCTTGGGTATATCCACATCTCCTTTGCCGGGATCTTTGCCTTTTCGCCCACCGTCATGGTCGGCGAAAGCCAGGACATGCGGCTGATGGCGACCCGCGAAGCGGCCGAGGTCGCCGCCGCGAATGCCGACCGGATCGTCGGGCTGAAGGTGCGTGTCGGCCGCCATACCAGCGGCGCCAACGGCATCAGGCCGCTGCAACTCGCGCTCGAGATTGCCGGGGAGTCCGGCCTGCCGATCATGGCGCATATCGACGAACCGGATCCACTCTACGAGGACGTGGTGGACCTGCTGCGTCCGGGCGATGTTCTCACCCATTGTTTCCGGCCGGCACCCAACGCGCCGGTCGACGATGCCGGCCGGGTCAAACCCGCGCTGCTGAAGGCGCGGGACCGGGGTGTCCTGTTCGATATCGGCCACGGGATGGGCGCGTTCTGCTGGGATGCGGCGCGCGCCGCGATGAAGGCCGGGTTCCCACCCGACACGATTTCCTCGGACGTGCATGTGCTGTGCATCGACGGCCCGGCCTGGCACCTGTTGCGGACGATGAACAAGCTGCTGGCGCTGGGCATGCCCCTGACCGACGTGATCCGCGCCTCGACCCTGACGCCGGCCCGCGCGATCCGGCGCGGCGACCTGGGTATGCTGGCGCCCGGCGGCCCGGCAGAGGCGTCGGTCTTCCGCATCCTCGACGAGCCGGTCGAGCTCGAGGATGTCAGGGGACAAACGCTGACATTCAACCGGCGGGTGGTTGCCGAGGGCCGGGTTCTGGGCGGCCGCTACGAGGACCTGTCGCCGTGA
- a CDS encoding DUF1428 domain-containing protein: MSYVDGFVMAVPAGNKQKFVEHAEQADTVFRELGALRVVECWGDDVPDGEYTDFRRAVQAKADETVVFSWVEWPDKATRDAAMGRMEELMATDDRFNPEKNPMPFDGKRLIYGGFSPVVDM, from the coding sequence ATGTCCTATGTCGATGGTTTTGTCATGGCGGTCCCGGCCGGCAACAAGCAGAAGTTCGTCGAACATGCCGAACAAGCCGACACGGTGTTCCGCGAACTCGGCGCGCTGCGCGTCGTCGAATGCTGGGGCGATGACGTGCCCGATGGTGAATACACCGATTTCCGCAGGGCGGTTCAGGCCAAGGCTGACGAGACGGTGGTGTTTTCATGGGTCGAATGGCCCGACAAGGCCACGCGCGACGCCGCCATGGGCCGCATGGAGGAACTGATGGCCACCGATGACCGGTTCAACCCGGAAAAGAACCCGATGCCGTTCGACGGCAAGCGGCTGATCTATGGCGGGTTCTCCCCCGTCGTGGACATGTAG
- a CDS encoding PaaI family thioesterase: MNVPGTIPGEGPGDEAMKDAPSLSGLQALQAMIDGGLPGPAIGRLMGFHIHKVEDGRAEFRGIPDDSVTNPAGTVHGGWYGAMLDSAMACAVMTKIPAGTTYTTLEYKVNIIRPVPLGTHVAAIGVTDHVGRSTGIAHGEIRGLDDGRLYATGSTTCIVMPMSRR; the protein is encoded by the coding sequence ATGAATGTTCCCGGCACTATACCCGGCGAAGGCCCCGGCGATGAGGCGATGAAAGACGCGCCGTCGCTGTCGGGGCTGCAGGCGTTGCAGGCGATGATCGACGGCGGATTGCCCGGCCCGGCCATCGGGCGGCTCATGGGGTTTCACATTCACAAGGTCGAGGACGGTCGCGCCGAGTTCCGCGGCATACCCGATGACAGCGTGACAAACCCGGCGGGCACCGTGCATGGCGGCTGGTACGGCGCCATGCTGGACAGCGCGATGGCCTGTGCGGTGATGACGAAGATCCCCGCGGGAACGACCTATACGACGCTGGAATACAAGGTGAATATCATTCGGCCCGTGCCGCTCGGCACCCATGTCGCGGCAATCGGGGTGACCGATCATGTCGGCCGGTCCACCGGCATCGCCCATGGCGAGATCCGGGGGCTGGATGACGGCCGGCTCTATGCCACCGGTTCGACCACCTGCATCGTCATGCCGATGTCGCGCCGCTGA
- a CDS encoding site-specific DNA-methyltransferase: MQNLLEDLTALLQAEQAFISDGAILKNAVIEAALNMDARLLELLMQSDTIKAHFFTEVAGALVFDKVKFQDFVSNKAFLPDSYTAFKNRIGLTDGRGDYLSQSQGVVLAWTRSGRPLRAMRRFRGPSPSSWTNAP; encoded by the coding sequence ATGCAAAACCTACTCGAAGACCTGACTGCGCTCTTGCAGGCCGAACAGGCGTTCATCTCGGATGGGGCGATCCTCAAGAATGCGGTGATCGAGGCGGCGTTGAACATGGATGCGCGGCTGCTGGAACTGCTGATGCAGTCCGACACGATCAAGGCGCATTTCTTCACCGAGGTGGCGGGCGCGCTGGTCTTCGACAAGGTGAAGTTTCAGGACTTCGTGTCCAACAAGGCCTTCCTGCCCGACAGCTACACAGCCTTCAAGAACCGCATCGGCCTGACCGATGGGCGCGGCGATTACCTGAGCCAGTCGCAGGGCGTGGTGCTGGCCTGGACGCGCTCAGGGCGGCCTCTGAGGGCGATGCGACGCTTTCGCGGGCCTTCGCCTTCATCATGGACGAACGCGCCATGA
- the metF gene encoding methylenetetrahydrofolate reductase [NAD(P)H]: MTPPKISFEFFPPQSLEASFRLWDTVQVLAPLGPRFVSVTYGAGGTTRDLTRDAVATLHKSSGLNVAAHLTCVNASREETLAIARDYAEAGVTEIVALRGDPPKGSGQFVPHPEGFGSSVELIGALAAMGRFDIRVGAYPDIHPEASSAGADVEWLKAKLDAGATEALTQFFFEAETFFRFRDACDKAGIDASRITPGILPIENWKGARNFARRCGTHIPTWLEAAFETAQRDNREDLLSVAVCTELCSDLIDGGVDTLHFYTLNRPDLTRDVCHALGVTPNAELRNVA; encoded by the coding sequence ATGACCCCGCCGAAGATTTCGTTCGAGTTTTTCCCCCCCCAGTCGCTGGAAGCATCGTTCCGCCTCTGGGATACGGTTCAGGTTCTGGCACCGCTGGGACCCCGTTTTGTTTCAGTCACTTACGGCGCTGGCGGCACCACCCGCGACCTGACCCGCGACGCGGTCGCGACGCTGCACAAATCGTCCGGGCTGAACGTGGCCGCGCACCTGACCTGCGTGAACGCCTCGCGCGAGGAAACGCTGGCCATCGCCCGCGACTATGCCGAGGCGGGCGTCACCGAGATCGTCGCCCTGCGCGGTGACCCGCCCAAGGGCAGCGGCCAGTTCGTCCCCCATCCCGAAGGCTTCGGCAGTTCGGTCGAGCTGATCGGCGCGCTGGCGGCGATGGGCCGGTTCGACATTCGCGTCGGCGCCTATCCCGACATTCATCCCGAAGCTTCCAGTGCCGGTGCGGACGTGGAGTGGCTCAAGGCCAAGCTCGATGCCGGCGCGACCGAGGCGCTGACCCAGTTCTTCTTCGAGGCGGAAACCTTTTTCCGGTTCCGCGATGCCTGCGACAAGGCCGGGATCGACGCCTCCAGGATCACGCCGGGCATCCTGCCGATCGAGAACTGGAAAGGCGCGCGCAACTTTGCCCGCCGGTGCGGCACGCATATCCCGACCTGGCTCGAGGCCGCGTTCGAAACCGCCCAGCGCGACAACCGCGAGGACCTGCTGTCGGTGGCGGTGTGCACCGAGCTGTGCAGCGACCTGATCGACGGCGGCGTGGACACGCTGCATTTCTACACGCTCAACCGCCCCGACCTGACCCGCGATGTGTGTCACGCATTGGGCGTCACGCCGAACGCCGAGCTGCGCAACGTAGCGTAA